The Verrucomicrobiota bacterium genome contains a region encoding:
- a CDS encoding LysR family transcriptional regulator — protein sequence MALAFPFDLATWAVLDFLRGVNVHHLELFYYVAKFEGITNAVRCMPYPIQQPAVSGQLLQLEGSLGVKLFQRRPFQLTPEGERLYDFIYPFYSRLPSLQEWIRQERSQHLRLAASATVLSSHLPDLLSEFRQDWPELRLSLHQVNPSEAELLLTRQEVDLAISAIPSTPARGLTATRLLEIPLLLLAPPGSRVASIEGLASTAGSIELPLISLPPHEPLAQTFEKELSRRGLLWPPQIEVSNLETIRSYVAQGFGYGLSVAVPGVAPSGDMEEIPLNDFPSIEVGLLHGAPLKPVAQAFLEKTVRQAANLIQ from the coding sequence TTGGCGCTCGCTTTCCCTTTTGATCTCGCCACGTGGGCGGTTCTCGATTTTCTTCGAGGCGTGAATGTCCACCACCTGGAGCTCTTCTACTACGTCGCCAAATTCGAGGGCATCACCAACGCAGTCCGCTGCATGCCCTACCCGATTCAACAGCCGGCGGTCAGCGGTCAACTGCTCCAACTGGAGGGCTCCCTCGGGGTGAAACTTTTCCAGCGTCGCCCCTTCCAACTCACCCCCGAGGGAGAGCGGCTCTACGATTTCATCTATCCGTTTTACAGTCGCCTGCCTTCTCTTCAGGAATGGATCCGACAAGAGCGCAGCCAACATCTTCGCCTGGCCGCGAGCGCCACCGTCCTGAGCTCGCATCTGCCCGATCTCTTGAGCGAGTTCCGCCAGGATTGGCCCGAGCTTCGCCTCAGCCTCCATCAAGTGAACCCTTCGGAAGCAGAGCTGCTGTTGACTCGCCAGGAAGTCGACCTGGCGATTTCCGCCATCCCGAGCACCCCGGCCCGCGGCCTCACGGCCACCAGGCTCCTTGAGATCCCCCTGCTGCTCTTGGCCCCTCCGGGCAGCCGAGTCGCGTCCATCGAAGGTCTGGCCAGCACGGCCGGATCGATCGAATTGCCACTCATTTCCCTGCCACCCCACGAGCCTCTAGCTCAGACTTTCGAAAAAGAACTTTCGCGGCGTGGCCTGCTCTGGCCGCCGCAGATCGAGGTCTCCAATCTGGAAACCATTCGGTCCTATGTCGCCCAGGGCTTTGGGTATGGCTTGTCAGTGGCCGTGCCAGGCGTAGCGCCTTCTGGAGACATGGAAGAGATTCCGTTGAACGATTTCCCGTCTATTGAAGTTGGCCTGCTTCATGGGGCACCGCTCAAGCCGGTTGCCCAAGCGTTCCTCGAAAAGACGGTCCGGCAGGCTGCCAATCTCATCCAGTGA
- a CDS encoding 8-oxo-dGTP diphosphatase has translation MATIQEASDIDWSRWQPNMRATLLFIRRGEEVLLMRKKRGLGAGKINAPGGKIEPGESPEECAIRETQEELCITASHLAYMGENRFQFSDGLAIQCYVFLSEQFEGIPTETEEADPKWTKIEAIPYQEMWEDDQYWLPQILAGQTFLGCYFFKGDRLVWKDLQFDQ, from the coding sequence ATGGCCACCATTCAGGAGGCTTCCGACATCGATTGGTCCCGTTGGCAGCCCAATATGCGGGCCACGCTTCTCTTCATTCGCCGAGGAGAGGAGGTGCTTTTGATGCGGAAAAAGCGGGGTCTGGGAGCCGGCAAGATCAATGCCCCCGGCGGAAAGATCGAGCCGGGAGAAAGCCCGGAGGAATGTGCCATTCGCGAAACCCAGGAGGAATTGTGCATCACGGCGAGCCACCTCGCTTATATGGGTGAAAACCGCTTTCAGTTCAGCGATGGGCTGGCCATCCAATGCTATGTCTTCTTAAGCGAACAGTTTGAAGGCATTCCCACCGAGACCGAAGAAGCCGATCCGAAGTGGACCAAGATCGAAGCCATTCCCTACCAGGAAATGTGGGAGGACGACCAGTATTGGCTGCCCCAGATTCTGGCGGGCCAGACCTTCTTGGGTTGCTATTTCTTCAAAGGAGATCGCCTGGTGTGGAAAGACCTCCAATTCGATCAATAG
- the gcvP gene encoding aminomethyl-transferring glycine dehydrogenase produces the protein MSAKPSTGAPPTPQTRFPYGHFARRHLGPDEAEQEAMLGEIGCESLGRLMAEAVPESIRSLEALHLPAALGEHEALGKLHRRMRKNQTRRSLLGMGYHDCLVPAVIQRNVLENPGWYTAYTPYQAEIAQGRLEALLNFQTMVSDLCGLPVANASLLDEATAAAEAIALARSSKPRGTTVFVADTCHPQVIEVIETRLEPLGLQVVLGDWQACAPEEISGLFAVILPFPNTFGRLCDPEAFLAKARAAGVISIVTSDLLALTLLKPPGEMGADIVVGSAQRFGVPLGYGGPHAGFIACSDKLKRKLPGRLIGVSQDARGNPALRLALQTREQHIRRDRATSNICTAQVLLAVMASMYAVYHGPEGLRSIARRVHGLASRLAKGLGLAEEAFFDTVHLPKVSERALLLEKAREAGFNLRAVGEAGLVIALDERSGEEEVDQLLQLLGGRAGEESDEIRLPESLQRTSDFLTHDVFHRYHSETEMMRYLRRLESKDLALNQSMIPLGSCTMKLNAAIEMMPVTWPEVGGLHPFAPLDQAEGYLEMFQELVTWLAEVTGFAGVSLQPNAGSQGEYAGLLAIRAYHRSRGDEQRDICLIPTSAHGTNPASAVMVGMKVIPVGCDREGNIDLADLQAKCQEHAARLAALMVTYPSTHGVFEEGIVDVCQVVHEHGGQVYMDGANMNAQVGLTSPGRVGADVCHLNLHKTFCIPHGGGGPGVGPIGVAEHLLDFLPGHRFLGESAQGAVSAAPFGSSSINVISWMYIAMMGAEGLKAASEIAILNANYMAHRLESRFPVLYKGRRGRVAHECIIDLRAVQEELGLTVEDIAKRLMDYGYHAPTMSWPVAGTLMIEPTESESKEELDRFCDALLLIHGEIEAVRHGEADPLDNPLKGAPHTALEVCSDQWTHAYSRELAAFPSEASRRHKFWPTVSRIDNVHGDRNLVCTCEGMEAYAED, from the coding sequence ATGTCGGCTAAACCATCCACGGGCGCTCCCCCCACGCCCCAAACCCGTTTTCCCTACGGGCACTTTGCGAGGCGGCACCTCGGGCCCGACGAGGCCGAACAAGAAGCCATGCTGGGCGAGATTGGCTGTGAATCGCTCGGTCGCTTGATGGCGGAGGCGGTCCCGGAGTCGATCCGCTCTCTCGAGGCACTTCACTTGCCGGCTGCCTTAGGAGAACACGAGGCGCTTGGGAAGCTCCACCGCAGGATGCGCAAGAACCAGACCCGGCGCTCTCTTTTGGGAATGGGTTACCACGACTGCCTCGTGCCCGCGGTCATCCAGCGCAATGTGCTGGAAAACCCCGGTTGGTATACCGCCTACACCCCCTATCAAGCCGAGATTGCCCAAGGGCGCTTGGAAGCGCTCTTGAACTTCCAGACCATGGTCTCCGATCTCTGTGGCTTGCCCGTGGCCAATGCCTCCCTCCTCGACGAAGCGACCGCCGCGGCCGAGGCCATCGCGCTAGCGCGCTCCTCCAAGCCACGCGGCACCACGGTTTTCGTGGCCGACACCTGCCACCCGCAAGTCATCGAAGTGATTGAGACCCGCCTCGAGCCGCTTGGCCTGCAAGTGGTCTTGGGCGATTGGCAAGCCTGCGCCCCCGAAGAGATCTCTGGGCTCTTTGCGGTCATCCTTCCCTTTCCTAACACCTTCGGACGCTTGTGCGATCCGGAAGCCTTCTTAGCCAAGGCTCGGGCCGCCGGAGTCATTTCTATCGTCACCAGCGACCTTCTGGCGCTCACTCTCCTCAAGCCACCGGGTGAAATGGGGGCTGACATCGTGGTCGGGAGTGCGCAGCGTTTTGGAGTCCCCTTGGGATATGGTGGCCCGCATGCTGGCTTCATCGCCTGCTCGGACAAGCTCAAGCGCAAGCTCCCGGGTCGCTTGATCGGCGTGTCCCAAGACGCCCGGGGAAATCCTGCCTTGCGGCTCGCTTTACAAACGCGGGAACAGCACATTCGGCGGGATAGGGCCACCAGCAACATTTGCACGGCGCAGGTGCTCCTGGCGGTCATGGCTTCGATGTATGCCGTCTATCATGGTCCGGAGGGACTCCGCTCTATCGCGCGGCGAGTGCATGGACTCGCTTCGCGTTTGGCCAAGGGCCTGGGCTTGGCTGAAGAAGCCTTTTTTGATACGGTCCATCTCCCGAAAGTGTCCGAGCGCGCCCTGCTCCTTGAGAAGGCCAGGGAAGCCGGCTTCAATTTGCGAGCCGTCGGCGAGGCGGGTCTGGTGATCGCTTTGGATGAACGAAGTGGTGAAGAGGAAGTCGATCAGCTCCTCCAGTTGTTGGGAGGACGCGCTGGGGAGGAAAGCGACGAGATCCGGCTCCCTGAAAGTCTCCAAAGGACGAGCGATTTTCTTACCCATGATGTCTTCCATCGCTACCACAGCGAGACCGAGATGATGCGCTACTTGCGTCGTTTGGAGTCCAAGGACTTGGCGCTCAACCAAAGCATGATCCCCCTCGGCTCCTGCACCATGAAGCTGAATGCCGCCATCGAGATGATGCCGGTGACGTGGCCAGAGGTGGGCGGGCTTCACCCCTTCGCCCCGCTCGATCAGGCTGAGGGGTATTTGGAAATGTTTCAAGAGCTGGTCACCTGGCTCGCCGAAGTGACAGGCTTTGCCGGGGTCTCCTTGCAGCCCAATGCTGGTTCCCAGGGAGAGTATGCCGGTCTTCTCGCGATCCGGGCGTATCACCGCAGCCGGGGGGACGAGCAGCGGGACATCTGCCTCATTCCCACCTCAGCGCATGGGACCAATCCAGCGAGCGCGGTCATGGTGGGGATGAAGGTCATTCCGGTCGGGTGCGATCGGGAAGGCAATATCGATTTGGCCGACCTGCAGGCCAAGTGCCAAGAACACGCGGCCCGCCTGGCCGCCCTCATGGTGACCTACCCCTCCACCCATGGCGTCTTCGAGGAGGGGATCGTGGACGTTTGCCAAGTCGTGCATGAGCATGGCGGCCAAGTCTACATGGACGGAGCCAATATGAACGCCCAGGTCGGGCTGACCAGTCCCGGCCGAGTGGGCGCGGATGTCTGCCACCTCAATCTCCACAAAACCTTTTGCATCCCCCATGGCGGGGGAGGGCCGGGGGTCGGGCCGATCGGCGTGGCGGAGCATCTCTTGGACTTTCTTCCTGGTCACCGCTTCCTGGGTGAAAGTGCCCAAGGGGCGGTCAGTGCCGCTCCCTTCGGCAGCTCCAGCATCAACGTCATTTCCTGGATGTATATTGCCATGATGGGCGCGGAAGGGCTGAAAGCCGCCAGCGAGATCGCCATCCTCAATGCCAATTACATGGCGCATCGTTTGGAGAGCCGATTCCCGGTGCTCTACAAGGGTCGTCGGGGTCGAGTGGCCCATGAATGCATCATTGATCTGCGCGCAGTGCAGGAGGAGCTCGGTTTGACGGTAGAGGACATTGCCAAGCGGCTCATGGATTATGGCTACCACGCTCCCACCATGTCTTGGCCGGTGGCCGGCACGCTCATGATCGAACCGACTGAAAGCGAATCGAAGGAGGAGTTGGATCGCTTCTGCGACGCCCTCCTCCTGATCCACGGCGAGATCGAGGCGGTCCGCCATGGCGAGGCCGATCCGCTGGACAACCCCCTCAAAGGCGCCCCGCACACCGCACTTGAGGTTTGCTCAGACCAATGGACCCACGCCTACTCCCGGGAATTGGCGGCCTTTCCTTCTGAAGCTTCCCGTCGGCACAAGTTCTGGCCCACCGTCTCCCGGATCGACAACGTCCATGGCGACCGCAATCTCGTCTGCACCTGTGAAGGCATGGAGGCCTACGCGGAAGACTGA
- the gcvH gene encoding glycine cleavage system protein GcvH, producing MVNIPEELKYADSHEWVALDDDIATIGISDHAQAELTDIVFVEVPELGATFQAGDQIAVVESVKAAGDIYAPVSGTVVEVNGDLESDPGLINTEPYEAGWIYKVRISDAAELENLMNAEAYQGHVG from the coding sequence ATCGTGAACATTCCTGAAGAGCTGAAGTATGCGGACTCCCACGAATGGGTCGCCCTGGATGACGACATCGCCACCATTGGGATCAGCGATCACGCGCAAGCCGAGCTGACGGATATCGTCTTTGTCGAGGTGCCCGAACTGGGGGCGACTTTTCAAGCAGGCGACCAGATCGCGGTCGTGGAATCGGTCAAAGCGGCCGGGGATATTTACGCTCCGGTCAGTGGGACCGTGGTGGAGGTCAATGGCGACCTCGAGAGCGACCCCGGACTCATCAATACCGAGCCCTATGAGGCGGGCTGGATCTACAAAGTGAGGATTTCGGATGCAGCAGAACTAGAGAACCTCATGAACGCGGAGGCGTATCAAGGACATGTCGGCTAA
- the gcvT gene encoding glycine cleavage system aminomethyltransferase GcvT gives MPMDAELLRRSPLDSLHRELGARCLPFAGWEMPIQYAGIMEEHRAVREAVGIFDISHMGELVASGPEVLPWLDRVLSNRASALAVGEGQYSLLLNEEGGIIDDLIVYRLSEEEVLLVVNASMEAEDFRWLSLQATTGVRLENRSALYAGMAVQGPRASALYEKTTGCQLPSRLGARAEESGVVCRTGYTGEDGFEWFCPVGEGAAWFERFLDKGKSLGIQPCGLGARDSLRLEVCYPLNGSDLSLERTPLEAGLGWAVSWEKGHFIGRERLAEQKALGPPERLVALRMTGKSPPPRSGYEVFSGEVRVGTLTSGTLSPSLGVGIAMAYLPTLEAKVGRPFEIEIRGRRFPAEVVKKPFYHRES, from the coding sequence ATGCCAATGGATGCTGAACTGCTGCGCCGCTCCCCGCTCGATTCCCTTCATCGAGAGCTGGGCGCCCGCTGCCTGCCTTTTGCCGGGTGGGAGATGCCTATCCAGTATGCGGGTATTATGGAGGAGCACCGGGCGGTCCGGGAGGCGGTTGGGATTTTCGATATCTCCCACATGGGTGAGTTGGTTGCTTCGGGTCCGGAGGTCCTCCCTTGGTTGGATCGAGTTTTGTCCAATCGCGCTTCCGCTCTCGCGGTGGGCGAGGGGCAGTATTCCCTGCTTTTGAACGAGGAGGGGGGCATCATCGATGATTTGATCGTCTACCGCTTGAGCGAGGAAGAGGTGCTCCTGGTGGTGAATGCCTCCATGGAGGCGGAGGATTTTCGCTGGCTTTCGCTGCAGGCGACCACCGGAGTCCGCCTTGAGAATCGGAGCGCTCTTTATGCGGGGATGGCGGTGCAGGGACCCCGGGCGAGCGCTCTCTATGAGAAAACTACCGGCTGCCAGTTGCCGTCCCGCCTGGGCGCGCGGGCGGAGGAAAGCGGGGTGGTTTGTCGCACCGGGTATACCGGGGAGGATGGCTTTGAGTGGTTTTGCCCGGTGGGCGAGGGAGCGGCCTGGTTTGAACGCTTTTTGGACAAGGGGAAATCGCTCGGCATCCAACCCTGCGGCTTGGGTGCTCGGGATAGCCTCCGCTTAGAGGTTTGCTACCCGCTAAACGGTTCCGATCTCTCCTTGGAGCGGACGCCGCTGGAGGCCGGCCTTGGCTGGGCGGTTTCGTGGGAGAAGGGGCACTTTATTGGGCGCGAGCGTCTTGCGGAGCAAAAAGCGCTCGGCCCGCCGGAGCGCTTGGTCGCTCTCCGAATGACCGGCAAGAGCCCACCACCCCGGAGCGGGTATGAAGTGTTTTCCGGCGAGGTGCGGGTGGGCACGCTCACCAGTGGCACGCTTTCTCCGAGCCTTGGCGTGGGAATTGCCATGGCCTATCTTCCGACCTTGGAGGCCAAAGTGGGACGACCTTTTGAGATCGAGATCCGAGGTCGTCGCTTTCCGGCTGAAGTGGTCAAAAAGCCTTTTTATCATCGAGAATCGTGA
- the trpD gene encoding anthranilate phosphoribosyltransferase, with protein sequence MKDLLHLTERAATTELVAEEIAAAATALLAETEAEDAKAAFLKALSQRGETPREIAAFVKQFLRVAVDPGIQAGELSGPMVDVCGTGGDKLEMFNVSTTVSFVLAGAGARVVKHGNRAITSKSGGADVLEALGVDLMISPERLRECLQQTGFGFLFAPLYHPAFKSVAAVRKRLASEGVRTIFNLLGPLLNPCRPPHQLIGVFSSGLVPVFAEILRELDRVSALVVYGKTGDGRGMDEISVLDVTEAAELRKGEILRFGMDLQGFEIGLCDLAELAGGDAEANAGTLTGILDGSIGGGKRDMVRVNAAGALLACGLAPTLEEGLEKASASMDSGKALAALHAVQRFFGARA encoded by the coding sequence ATGAAGGATTTGCTCCATTTGACTGAACGCGCGGCCACGACTGAGCTGGTGGCCGAAGAAATCGCGGCCGCGGCCACCGCTCTGCTGGCCGAGACGGAAGCCGAAGATGCCAAGGCGGCTTTCCTGAAGGCGCTCTCTCAGAGGGGAGAGACGCCACGGGAAATCGCGGCCTTTGTGAAGCAGTTTCTCCGGGTAGCGGTCGATCCCGGCATTCAGGCCGGCGAACTGAGCGGCCCGATGGTGGATGTCTGTGGCACGGGGGGAGACAAGCTGGAAATGTTCAATGTCTCGACCACGGTTTCCTTCGTTTTGGCGGGGGCGGGGGCCAGGGTGGTGAAGCACGGGAACCGGGCCATCACCTCCAAGAGTGGGGGCGCGGACGTTTTGGAAGCGCTCGGCGTGGATCTGATGATTTCGCCGGAGCGTCTTCGGGAATGTTTGCAGCAGACGGGCTTTGGTTTTCTTTTTGCGCCTCTTTACCACCCGGCTTTCAAGTCGGTGGCGGCGGTGCGCAAGCGCTTGGCCAGCGAGGGGGTGCGGACCATTTTCAATCTCCTGGGCCCCCTGCTCAATCCGTGTCGCCCTCCGCATCAGTTGATCGGGGTGTTTTCTTCGGGCTTGGTGCCAGTCTTTGCCGAGATCCTGCGAGAGCTGGACCGGGTCTCGGCCCTCGTGGTCTATGGGAAGACGGGGGATGGACGAGGCATGGATGAAATTTCCGTCCTAGATGTCACCGAAGCAGCCGAGTTGAGAAAGGGGGAGATCCTCAGATTTGGGATGGATCTCCAAGGTTTTGAGATTGGCCTATGCGATTTAGCTGAATTGGCGGGGGGCGATGCCGAGGCCAACGCCGGGACGCTCACGGGGATCCTCGATGGGAGCATCGGCGGAGGGAAACGCGACATGGTCCGCGTGAATGCGGCTGGAGCCTTGTTGGCTTGCGGCCTGGCCCCGACGCTGGAAGAGGGCCTCGAAAAGGCGAGCGCCTCGATGGACTCCGGAAAGGCCTTGGCGGCTCTCCATGCGGTCCAACGCTTTTTCGGGGCCCGCGCCTGA
- a CDS encoding DCC1-like thiol-disulfide oxidoreductase family protein, whose amino-acid sequence METSPKASAIFFFDGVCHLCDHAVHFLLWIDRKKAFAVASLQGETAASLLPESLRASPGKDPDSLVLYLQDKDAPKILTRSDALLELCQILGGPWRLFRLFKILPRAWRDALYRVISKNRFRLFGRKAQCELPTLEEKARLLP is encoded by the coding sequence ATGGAAACGAGTCCCAAGGCTTCCGCAATCTTCTTCTTCGATGGAGTCTGCCACCTTTGCGATCACGCGGTCCATTTTCTCCTCTGGATCGATCGCAAAAAAGCCTTCGCGGTCGCTTCTCTTCAAGGAGAAACCGCCGCCTCCCTCTTGCCCGAATCGTTGCGCGCCTCGCCCGGGAAAGATCCTGACTCCTTGGTTCTCTATCTCCAAGACAAAGATGCACCAAAAATCCTGACCCGATCCGACGCGCTCCTCGAACTTTGCCAGATTCTCGGCGGCCCTTGGCGACTCTTTCGGCTCTTCAAGATTCTCCCCCGCGCCTGGAGGGATGCCCTCTATCGAGTCATCTCGAAAAACCGCTTCCGCCTCTTCGGTCGCAAAGCCCAGTGCGAACTCCCCACCCTAGAAGAAAAGGCTCGCCTACTCCCATGA
- a CDS encoding alpha/beta hydrolase codes for MDLQAPIFPEDPPPPPGEPAFAEREKLLEYGYPAPYREVDGQQLHLTLFLPTGHQKGERRPIILCFPGSRWDRIHPSQFAPHCLNFRHRGAVAAVVEYRTQATGAESPLEGISDIQAALRWVQRFASELGLNGDRVGAIAGSAAGHALLSLAMREAEETDEVSAPQALGLFAPIVDVSKDSPFHHPALTASKNRKRHWNPVELVRKKVPPILMVHGGADRIVPVGPVERFEKLMRRKKNDCRLVIFEESDHSFFNANVNLGTYAQSLDLMDDFFVKQGVLDPKPADPSTGLSWE; via the coding sequence GTGGACCTGCAAGCTCCGATTTTTCCCGAAGATCCTCCACCCCCACCGGGGGAGCCGGCTTTTGCGGAGCGCGAGAAGCTGCTCGAGTATGGCTATCCGGCTCCTTACCGGGAGGTCGATGGCCAGCAGCTGCACCTGACTCTTTTTTTGCCGACTGGGCATCAAAAGGGAGAGCGGCGACCGATCATTCTCTGCTTTCCCGGTAGCCGCTGGGATCGGATTCATCCGAGTCAGTTTGCCCCCCATTGCCTGAATTTTCGCCATCGGGGCGCGGTCGCGGCCGTGGTGGAATACCGCACCCAAGCCACTGGCGCCGAGTCCCCTCTGGAGGGGATTTCCGATATCCAAGCGGCCCTCCGTTGGGTGCAGCGCTTTGCCTCCGAACTGGGCTTGAACGGAGATCGAGTGGGCGCGATCGCTGGCTCGGCCGCGGGGCACGCTCTTCTCTCTTTGGCCATGAGAGAGGCCGAGGAGACGGACGAGGTTTCGGCGCCCCAGGCCTTGGGGCTGTTTGCGCCGATTGTGGATGTATCCAAGGACTCTCCTTTCCACCACCCCGCCTTGACAGCCTCCAAAAATCGAAAGCGGCACTGGAATCCGGTGGAGTTGGTTCGCAAGAAGGTGCCCCCGATCTTGATGGTGCACGGTGGGGCGGACCGGATTGTGCCGGTGGGGCCGGTTGAGCGCTTTGAAAAGCTGATGCGGCGAAAAAAGAACGACTGCCGGTTGGTCATCTTCGAGGAAAGTGATCACAGTTTTTTCAATGCCAATGTCAATCTTGGCACCTACGCGCAGTCGCTTGATTTGATGGACGATTTCTTCGTGAAGCAGGGAGTGCTCGACCCCAAGCCGGCAGATCCCTCGACGGGACTCTCATGGGAGTAG